The stretch of DNA TTGCTCCGTCGTTATGACCTGAAACCTTATGATGAAAAGGAACAAGCTGGCTTGATTCGAAACCTTGTGGTACGTCGTGGGCATTACTCAGGACAAATCATGGTTATTTTGGTAACAACCCGTCCAAAGATTTTCCGTGTGGAACAATTGATTGAACAATTAATCAAGCAGTTCCCAGAGATTGTGTCTGTTATGCAAAATATTAATGACCAGAACACTAATGCTATTTTTGGTAAGGAATGGCGCACCCTTTATGGACAAGACTATATTACCGACCAGATGCTGGGAAATGACTACCAAATCTCTGGTCCAGCCTTTTACCAAGTCAATACTGAAATGGCTGAAAAACTCTATCAAACAGCCATTGACTTTGCTGAATTAAAAAAAGATGACGTGGTTATTGATGCCTATTCTGGTATCGGGACGATTGGCCTCTCTGTTGCGAAACACGTCAAGGAAGTCTATGGTGTTGAAGTAATTCCAGAAGCGGTTGAAAATAGTAAGAAGAATGCTCAACTGAACAATATTTTAAATGCCAACTATGTCTGTGACACAGCTGAAATCGCCATGAAGAATTGGCTCAAGGAAGGTATTCAACCAACCGTTATTCTAGTGGACCCACCAAGAAAAGGCCTCACTGAGAGTTTTATCAAGGCAAGTAGTCAAACAGGAGCAGACCGCATCGCCTATATCTCATGTAATGTCGCAACCATGGCGCGTGATATCAAACTCTACCAAGAGTTAGGATATGAATTGAAGAAAGTCCAGCCGGTTGACCTATTTCCTCAGACGCATCATGTTGAGGCAGTATCACTGCTTGTACGAGCTTAGAAAAAAATGTTGACGAAAAATCCTTGACACCAAGGATTTTTTGGTATCCTCAAAAAGGTAATTTTATAATTGACAATTTGTCAGTAAAGTGGTATGATTTATAATCAGGAGGAATAAAATGCGAGATGTAAAAGATCCGGAAATTCGACGGGCTGAGATTATGGATGCTGCTATGCTCCTCTTTATGGAGAAAGGATATGCGAACACAACAACTCAGGATATAGTCGATAAGGTAAATATATCACGAGGTTTGTTATACTATCACTTTAAGAACAAAGAAGATATTCTGTATTGTCTTGTGGAACGTTATTCAGAGAAATTATTGAGAGATATTCATGTGATTGTCAATGATGACGACAAAACTGCTATTGAAAAAATAAGATCCTTTATAGATGCCACAATAATCTCTACAGATAACGTTTCAGCGGAAGGAACTGAGTTACAAAAGACGGTTGATCTTGAAGAAAATCGTTATATGTTAGATAAGTTATCTCATAAGCTCATTGAAAAACTGACTATATATTTTGAGAGGATAATAAATCAAGGCATCTCAGAAAAAGTATTTTCTGTAAAATATCCATCAGAAACAGCAGAATTTCTGATGACAGCCTATGTTTTTGTTTCAAATAACATAGGTATAATAACTTCAAAGAAAGAACCTGTCAAAGATTACTTGAATGCATTTAAGATAATTCTGGAACAAAATCTAAATACAAAAGGACTCTTTAGCAATTAAAAAAAGATAGAATGTTTGTAAAGAGAACTATGTACCGATAGCTAAATCAAAACAAGCTATCGGTATTATTTCAAAATAAGACTGACAAATTGTCAATGGGGACGAAAATATGTTAGAGATAAAGAATTTTAGTAAAAGTTATGGGGATAAGAAGGTTGTGGATAACCTATCTATTTCAGTACAGCCTGGAGATATTTATGGTTTTATTGGAGCAAATGGTGCGGGAAAAACGTCAACGATAAAGGCAGTTGTTGGTATCCATGATTTTGAAGACGGAAGTATAATTATCAACGGTCATTCTATTAAAGAAGAACCTGTTATTTGTAAAAAAATGATGGCGTATATTCCAGATAATCCAGATTTGTATGAACATATGACAGGACTTCAATATATTAATTTTATTGCTGACTTGTTTGAAATTCCTACAAAAATACGTAGGGAGAGAATCCAAAAATACGGTAATTTATTTGATATGACTGAGCATCTTTCGGGGATTATTTCTTCATATTCACATGGTATGAAGCAACGAACAGCCATTATTTCTGCACTTGTACATTCTCCCAAACTGTTGATTTTAGATGAACCTTTTGTTGGGCTAGATCCCAAAGCAACTTTCCTACTAAAGAAAATTATGCATGAGTGTGTTTCAGATGGAGGTGCTATTTTCTTTTCAACCCATGTATTGGATGTTGCGGAAAAATTATGTAATAAGATTGCTATTATCAAAAATGGAAAGTTAATTGCAAGTGGCAATACAGGAGACGTCAAAGGTGATGAATCATTGGAGGCATTTTTCATGGAGGTGCAGGACAATGAGTAACATTTGGATACTGCTTAAAGCGCAATTGATTAATTTCTTTCCTATTAACGAGATTAGAGAATCAGGAAATAAAAAACAAAGTTCAATGGCTATTGCGAGTTTTGGCATAATAACTCTTTCCTTATTTTGCTTTGTTTATAATATACTAACAGCGAA from Streptococcus mitis encodes:
- the rlmD gene encoding 23S rRNA (uracil(1939)-C(5))-methyltransferase RlmD — translated: MLKKNDIVEVEIVDLTHEGAGVAKVDGLVFFVENALPSEKILMRVLKVNKKIGFGKVEEYLVQSPHRNQDLDLAYLRSGIADLGHLAYPEQLKFKTKQVKDSLYKIAGIADVEVSETLGMENPVKYRNKAQVPVRRVNGVLEIGFFRKNSHDLMPLEDFFIQDPVIDEVVVALRDLLRRYDLKPYDEKEQAGLIRNLVVRRGHYSGQIMVILVTTRPKIFRVEQLIEQLIKQFPEIVSVMQNINDQNTNAIFGKEWRTLYGQDYITDQMLGNDYQISGPAFYQVNTEMAEKLYQTAIDFAELKKDDVVIDAYSGIGTIGLSVAKHVKEVYGVEVIPEAVENSKKNAQLNNILNANYVCDTAEIAMKNWLKEGIQPTVILVDPPRKGLTESFIKASSQTGADRIAYISCNVATMARDIKLYQELGYELKKVQPVDLFPQTHHVEAVSLLVRA
- a CDS encoding TetR/AcrR family transcriptional regulator → MRDVKDPEIRRAEIMDAAMLLFMEKGYANTTTQDIVDKVNISRGLLYYHFKNKEDILYCLVERYSEKLLRDIHVIVNDDDKTAIEKIRSFIDATIISTDNVSAEGTELQKTVDLEENRYMLDKLSHKLIEKLTIYFERIINQGISEKVFSVKYPSETAEFLMTAYVFVSNNIGIITSKKEPVKDYLNAFKIILEQNLNTKGLFSN
- a CDS encoding ABC transporter ATP-binding protein, with the translated sequence MLEIKNFSKSYGDKKVVDNLSISVQPGDIYGFIGANGAGKTSTIKAVVGIHDFEDGSIIINGHSIKEEPVICKKMMAYIPDNPDLYEHMTGLQYINFIADLFEIPTKIRRERIQKYGNLFDMTEHLSGIISSYSHGMKQRTAIISALVHSPKLLILDEPFVGLDPKATFLLKKIMHECVSDGGAIFFSTHVLDVAEKLCNKIAIIKNGKLIASGNTGDVKGDESLEAFFMEVQDNE